A single Pedobacter sp. PACM 27299 DNA region contains:
- a CDS encoding Gfo/Idh/MocA family protein, protein MEETKKNQETSSRRSFLKTTAIAASAFMIVPRHVLGGPGFIAPSDRLIIAGIGAGGKGQSDIANFYKSGKADIGFLCDVHDSRAAASVKAFPKAKYYRDYRELFDKEHKNFDAVSVSTPDHSHAIIALGAMQLGKHVYVQKPLAHDIYEARALTAAAQKYKVVTQMGNQGASNDGPRQMKEWYDAGLIGDVHTVYAWTDRPVWPQGIPWSANKAEVPADLDWDLWLGTAPYKDYVNKLVPFNWRGWWDYGTGALGDMGCHLLEAPFSVLNLKYATEVQASVGSVYVDEFKRGYFPDSCPPSSHVTLKFPKTNKTKGDVVVHWMDGGIQPERPEELEANEVFGDGGNGTLFIGTKGKMMASTYSADPRLLPLSKNKDIKVPAKFARVPGGADGHYAQWVEGCIAGYGKKELSSPFDIAGPLTEALLMANLAIRGTDVQVKNDKGRATFPGRDIKLLWDNNNMKVTNFDAVNQFVKRDYRKGW, encoded by the coding sequence ATGGAAGAAACCAAAAAAAACCAGGAGACTTCGTCACGACGAAGTTTCCTAAAAACCACTGCAATTGCTGCTTCAGCATTTATGATTGTTCCCCGTCATGTTTTAGGCGGACCAGGATTTATAGCGCCTAGTGACCGCCTGATTATCGCCGGAATCGGTGCAGGAGGTAAAGGACAATCAGATATCGCGAACTTTTACAAAAGCGGAAAAGCCGATATCGGTTTTCTTTGCGATGTACACGATTCAAGGGCTGCAGCCAGTGTAAAGGCATTCCCGAAAGCAAAATACTATAGGGATTACCGTGAATTGTTCGATAAAGAGCATAAAAACTTCGATGCAGTGTCTGTTTCAACCCCCGATCATAGTCATGCCATCATTGCTTTAGGCGCCATGCAACTGGGAAAACACGTGTATGTTCAAAAGCCACTGGCTCACGACATTTACGAAGCCCGTGCATTAACTGCAGCAGCACAGAAGTACAAAGTGGTGACACAAATGGGAAACCAGGGTGCTTCAAATGATGGCCCAAGACAAATGAAAGAATGGTATGATGCAGGTTTAATTGGTGATGTTCATACGGTTTATGCCTGGACAGATCGTCCGGTATGGCCCCAGGGTATTCCATGGTCGGCAAATAAAGCAGAAGTGCCTGCAGACCTGGATTGGGATTTATGGTTAGGTACCGCTCCTTACAAGGATTACGTAAATAAACTGGTTCCATTTAACTGGAGAGGCTGGTGGGATTACGGAACAGGTGCATTGGGCGATATGGGTTGTCACCTATTGGAAGCTCCATTCAGCGTACTGAACCTGAAATATGCAACAGAAGTTCAAGCTAGTGTAGGCTCTGTCTATGTGGATGAATTTAAACGTGGATATTTCCCTGATAGCTGTCCTCCTTCAAGTCACGTGACTTTGAAGTTCCCTAAAACCAATAAAACTAAAGGTGACGTTGTAGTTCACTGGATGGACGGCGGTATTCAGCCGGAAAGACCAGAAGAACTGGAAGCAAATGAAGTTTTTGGTGATGGTGGAAATGGTACACTATTTATCGGTACCAAAGGAAAAATGATGGCCAGTACTTATAGTGCAGACCCTCGTTTATTGCCATTGAGTAAAAATAAAGACATCAAAGTTCCTGCGAAATTCGCGCGTGTTCCTGGTGGTGCAGATGGCCATTATGCCCAGTGGGTAGAAGGTTGTATCGCTGGGTATGGTAAGAAAGAGCTGAGTTCTCCTTTCGATATTGCCGGCCCGCTGACAGAAGCTTTATTGATGGCAAATCTAGCCATCAGAGGAACGGATGTTCAAGTGAAAAATGATAAAGGAAGAGCAACCTTCCCTGGAAGAGATATCAAATTACTTTGGGACAATAACAACATGAAAGTGACCAATTTTGATGCCGTGAACCAGTTCGTGAAACGCGACTACCGTAAAGGATGGTAA
- a CDS encoding c-type cytochrome, producing MKNTLFILACFISVLASCGSPESSSTSTTATTESTPAATSSSTEKHPGERLIATSDCIGCHNKVTKVIGPTYEEIAAKYANDDASVEKLATKIIEGGKGVWGEVPMTPHANLSKDDAKEMVRYILSLKK from the coding sequence ATGAAAAACACACTATTTATCCTTGCCTGCTTTATTTCGGTTCTAGCTTCCTGCGGAAGTCCGGAATCAAGTTCTACCAGTACCACAGCAACCACTGAGAGTACACCTGCAGCAACGAGTTCATCCACAGAAAAACACCCAGGAGAAAGATTAATTGCCACTTCTGACTGTATCGGCTGCCACAATAAAGTAACCAAAGTAATCGGCCCAACTTACGAAGAGATTGCGGCTAAATATGCAAATGACGATGCCTCAGTTGAAAAACTGGCGACCAAAATTATTGAAGGTGGTAAAGGTGTTTGGGGTGAAGTTCCAATGACACCACATGCTAACCTTTCGAAAGACGATGCCAAAGAAATGGTACGTTACATTCTATCCCTGAAAAAATAA